A region of Paractinoplanes abujensis DNA encodes the following proteins:
- a CDS encoding PadR family transcriptional regulator yields the protein MATEPRRSTLGMLLLALLTEAPMHPYRMQQMIKERGQDQLVNVAQRNSVYQALDRLVRDGLARPAGTAREAGRPERTVYEITDEGAATMRRWLADALPAPAREFPEFPAALAFIAVLEPHHVRDLLAQRVETLEAKVAAIRAAAPPGLPRLFLIEDEYRAALLTAEIAWLRGVVADLSDGTLAWDLQLIQDTLQEFG from the coding sequence GTGGCCACCGAACCGCGCCGATCGACGCTCGGCATGCTGCTGCTGGCGCTGCTCACCGAGGCGCCCATGCACCCGTACCGGATGCAGCAGATGATCAAAGAGAGAGGCCAGGACCAGCTGGTCAACGTGGCCCAGCGCAACAGCGTCTACCAGGCGCTGGACCGGCTCGTCAGGGACGGCCTGGCCCGCCCGGCCGGCACCGCGCGCGAGGCCGGTCGCCCCGAGCGCACGGTCTACGAGATCACCGACGAGGGCGCGGCCACGATGCGGCGCTGGCTGGCCGACGCGCTGCCGGCCCCGGCCCGCGAGTTCCCCGAGTTCCCGGCCGCGCTCGCCTTCATCGCCGTGCTGGAACCCCACCACGTACGGGATCTGCTCGCGCAGCGCGTCGAGACGCTGGAGGCGAAGGTCGCCGCCATCCGCGCGGCCGCGCCACCGGGCCTGCCCCGGCTCTTCCTGATCGAGGACGAATACCGTGCGGCCCTGCTCACGGCCGAGATCGCCTGGCTGCGCGGGGTCGTGGCCGATCTGAGTGACGGCACGCTGGCCTGGGATCTGCAACTGATCCAGGACACGCTGCAGGAGTTCGGTTAG
- the meaB gene encoding methylmalonyl Co-A mutase-associated GTPase MeaB, translated as MNRRHDVPALVAKARDGDVRSVARLISLVENGDPALPEVAAALAPYAGRAQVVGLTGSPGVGKSTTTNELVRSLRARGRRVGVLAVDPSSPFSGGAILGDRIRMQDHTTDPGVYIRSMSSRGQLGGLAAATPQAVRVLEGAGCDVILVETVGVGQAEVEIASLADTTLVLLAPGMGDAIQAVKAGVLEVADVFVINKADRPGADATYRDIQGMLGLGERAPGDWRPLVVRATAVKAEGIDDITGAIDKHHDWLERTGALVTRRERRAAVEIEAIALGVLRARIGDLRQGTALGALAAAVASGEADPYAAADELIKGL; from the coding sequence GTGAACCGGCGGCACGACGTGCCCGCGCTGGTGGCCAAAGCGCGAGACGGTGACGTGCGGTCGGTGGCCCGGCTGATCAGCCTGGTCGAGAACGGCGACCCCGCGCTGCCCGAGGTGGCTGCGGCCCTCGCCCCGTACGCGGGAAGGGCGCAAGTGGTCGGCCTGACCGGTTCACCCGGCGTCGGCAAGTCGACGACCACCAACGAGCTCGTGCGATCGCTGCGCGCCCGGGGCCGGCGGGTCGGCGTGCTCGCGGTCGACCCGTCCAGTCCGTTCAGCGGCGGCGCGATCCTGGGCGACCGGATCCGCATGCAGGACCACACCACCGACCCGGGCGTCTACATCCGGTCCATGTCGAGCCGCGGGCAGCTGGGCGGGCTCGCGGCGGCCACGCCGCAGGCCGTACGGGTGCTGGAAGGGGCCGGCTGCGACGTGATCCTGGTCGAGACCGTCGGCGTCGGACAGGCCGAGGTCGAGATCGCCTCGCTCGCCGACACGACGCTGGTGCTGCTCGCGCCGGGCATGGGCGACGCGATCCAGGCGGTCAAGGCGGGTGTGCTCGAAGTGGCCGACGTCTTCGTGATCAACAAGGCCGACCGTCCCGGCGCCGACGCCACCTACCGCGACATCCAGGGCATGCTCGGGCTGGGGGAGCGGGCCCCCGGCGACTGGCGGCCGCTGGTCGTGCGGGCCACCGCGGTCAAGGCCGAGGGCATCGACGACATCACGGGCGCGATCGACAAGCACCACGACTGGCTCGAACGGACCGGCGCCCTGGTCACCCGCCGCGAGCGCCGGGCCGCGGTCGAGATCGAGGCGATCGCGCTCGGCGTGCTGCGGGCCCGCATCGGTGACCTGCGGCAGGGGACGGCGCTGGGCGCGCTCGCGGCCGCGGTCGCGTCCGGGGAGGCCGACCCTTATGCGGCCGCCGACGAGCTGATCAAAGGCCTCTAA
- a CDS encoding Laminin subunit beta-1, translated as MSHGGEILGLGGDAATEPSFDIALRGYEKKQVERYVARAENEIAALAAEREQAYTQMQAMNAQIERLQQEIVQARKQVGPGPEVSFRHLGPRVEQILTLAEEQAEAIKASATDDIAARLAEAERVRAEAEAHAHNGIRDFEIALAARRAEEERADAAKRAASEKALVAARQSAEQMRTEAETVLTRARAEAQQHTDQAAQAGQRTRAEADGYARSTRMQAEQEIKALREKTQQEITALRTAAERDAAEQRKALDQETAQKRQILTQELAQLRAGVEKQCADLRSEADKYAEEVLRRSDEQATAVRNEIAAQQEKIAEAGRELEAARAKVADAERELATAQERARAGSDEAEQVHKRLAEARTQLEAEQTRLAEAKRAGEAAERHASDVRRQVQREAKRVAELAAAAVLAAANAPEEPDDPADDDKTGPVGAHAADKPVGQHAADKGQHAADKGQHAAGKGQHAADKGQHAADKGQHAADQPAGQPVPGKVTASAKVTVPPASRVGADAD; from the coding sequence ATGTCGCACGGCGGTGAAATTCTTGGTCTCGGCGGGGACGCGGCCACCGAACCCAGCTTCGACATCGCCCTCCGGGGCTATGAGAAGAAGCAGGTCGAGCGGTACGTCGCCCGCGCCGAGAACGAGATCGCCGCGCTGGCGGCCGAGCGCGAGCAGGCCTACACGCAGATGCAGGCGATGAACGCGCAGATCGAGCGTCTCCAGCAGGAGATCGTGCAGGCCCGCAAGCAGGTCGGTCCCGGCCCCGAGGTCTCCTTCCGGCACCTCGGCCCACGTGTCGAGCAGATCCTCACGCTCGCCGAGGAGCAGGCCGAGGCGATCAAGGCGTCGGCCACCGACGACATCGCGGCCCGCCTGGCCGAGGCCGAGCGGGTGCGGGCCGAGGCCGAGGCCCACGCGCACAACGGCATCCGCGACTTCGAGATCGCCCTGGCCGCCCGCCGCGCCGAGGAGGAGCGGGCCGACGCGGCCAAGCGGGCCGCCTCCGAGAAAGCACTGGTCGCGGCCCGGCAGTCGGCCGAGCAGATGCGCACCGAGGCCGAGACCGTGCTGACCCGGGCCCGCGCCGAGGCCCAGCAGCACACCGACCAGGCCGCGCAGGCCGGTCAGCGCACCCGGGCCGAGGCCGACGGCTACGCCCGGTCCACCCGCATGCAGGCCGAGCAGGAGATCAAGGCCCTGCGGGAAAAGACCCAGCAGGAGATCACCGCCCTGCGCACGGCGGCCGAGCGCGACGCGGCCGAGCAGCGCAAGGCCCTCGATCAGGAGACGGCCCAGAAGCGCCAGATCCTCACGCAGGAGCTGGCTCAGCTGCGCGCGGGTGTCGAGAAGCAGTGCGCCGACCTGCGCAGCGAGGCCGACAAGTACGCCGAGGAGGTCCTGCGCCGCTCGGACGAACAGGCCACCGCGGTCCGCAACGAGATCGCCGCCCAGCAGGAAAAGATTGCCGAGGCCGGGCGCGAGCTCGAGGCCGCCCGGGCCAAGGTCGCCGACGCCGAGCGCGAGCTGGCCACGGCCCAGGAAAGGGCGCGGGCCGGCTCCGACGAGGCCGAGCAGGTGCACAAGCGGCTGGCCGAGGCCCGCACGCAGCTCGAGGCCGAGCAGACCCGGCTGGCCGAGGCCAAGCGGGCCGGCGAGGCGGCCGAGCGGCACGCTTCCGACGTCCGCCGCCAGGTGCAGAGGGAAGCCAAGCGGGTGGCCGAGCTGGCCGCCGCCGCCGTGCTGGCCGCGGCCAACGCGCCGGAGGAGCCGGACGACCCGGCCGACGACGACAAGACCGGCCCGGTCGGGGCGCACGCCGCCGACAAGCCGGTGGGCCAGCACGCCGCGGACAAGGGCCAGCACGCCGCCGACAAGGGCCAGCACGCCGCGGGCAAGGGCCAGCACGCTGCGGACAAGGGTCAGCACGCCGCCGATAAAGGCCAGCACGCCGCGGACCAGCCGGCCGGTCAGCCCGTGCCCGGCAAGGTCACGGCATCGGCGAAGGTCACCGTGCCACCCGCCTCGCGCGTGGGCGCCGACGCCGACTGA
- a CDS encoding FAD-dependent oxidoreductase — translation MTNPVALIAGGGIAGTVAALALHRAGWAPRVFEARAADADERGAFLTVAVNGLTALRALDLDPSAVLAAGFPTPALTMTNGAGRHLGVLPLGGPAPDGTTTTTIRRADLYAALRAAAQARGIPLSYGKALRDFTEGPGGVSVTLADGSTAQGSLLVGADGIRSRTRELLDPDGPAPDYLGLLNAGGFTSGPVDGVTPEPGMVYMAFGRRAFFGWTAAPDGSVWWFANPPSKQPVRPGDFTSASWRDHLLGLFADDAFPAAAIIRATPDVLGPWNTDDLPRVRVWHSRRAVLIGDAAHAVAPSSGQGASMAFEDAVTLGLCLPAGSSVAEGLADYEQRRRRRVERVVAVGRRNGSGKTAGPVGAAIRDAMFPLVMKILYRRGNPQAWILDHRVA, via the coding sequence ATGACTAACCCAGTTGCCCTGATCGCCGGCGGGGGCATCGCCGGCACCGTCGCCGCGCTCGCCCTGCACCGGGCCGGCTGGGCGCCCCGCGTCTTCGAGGCCCGCGCCGCGGACGCCGACGAGCGGGGCGCGTTCCTGACCGTGGCCGTCAACGGCCTGACCGCCCTGCGGGCCCTCGACCTCGACCCGTCCGCGGTGCTCGCCGCGGGCTTCCCGACCCCCGCGCTGACCATGACCAACGGCGCCGGCCGCCACCTCGGCGTGCTCCCGCTCGGTGGCCCCGCGCCCGACGGCACGACCACCACCACGATCCGGCGGGCCGACCTCTACGCGGCGCTGCGCGCGGCGGCGCAAGCGCGGGGCATTCCCCTCTCGTACGGCAAAGCTCTGCGCGACTTCACCGAAGGGCCGGGCGGGGTGAGCGTCACGCTGGCCGACGGCTCCACCGCGCAAGGTTCGCTGCTGGTGGGGGCGGACGGCATTCGATCCCGGACGCGGGAACTGCTCGACCCCGACGGCCCGGCCCCGGACTACCTGGGGCTGCTCAACGCGGGCGGGTTCACGTCCGGCCCCGTCGACGGGGTCACCCCGGAGCCGGGCATGGTCTACATGGCCTTCGGGCGGCGGGCCTTCTTCGGCTGGACCGCCGCGCCGGACGGCTCGGTGTGGTGGTTCGCCAACCCGCCCAGCAAGCAGCCGGTGCGGCCCGGGGACTTCACGTCCGCGTCGTGGCGGGACCACCTGCTGGGGCTGTTCGCCGACGACGCCTTCCCGGCCGCGGCGATCATCCGGGCCACGCCCGACGTGCTGGGGCCGTGGAACACCGACGACCTTCCCCGCGTACGGGTGTGGCACTCCCGTCGAGCCGTCCTGATCGGCGACGCGGCGCACGCGGTCGCGCCCTCGTCCGGGCAGGGCGCGTCGATGGCCTTCGAGGACGCGGTCACGCTGGGGCTGTGCCTGCCGGCCGGCTCGTCAGTCGCCGAGGGGCTGGCCGACTACGAGCAACGCCGCCGGCGCCGGGTCGAGCGCGTGGTGGCCGTCGGGCGGCGCAACGGCAGCGGTAAGACCGCCGGGCCGGTCGGCGCGGCGATTCGGGACGCCATGTTCCCACTCGTCATGAAGATCCTCTATCGCCGCGGCAACCCGCAGGCGTGGATCCTCGACCACCGGGTGGCTTGA
- a CDS encoding acyl-CoA mutase large subunit family protein → MDAADIAAGRERWQRRYDAARKRDADFTTLSGATVEPVYGPPPEAGYPGFERIGWPGEFPYTRGLYPTGYRGRTWTIRQFAGFGNARQTNERYKMILAAGGGGLSVAFDMPTLMGRDSDDQQSAGEVGHCGVAIDSAADMDVLFDGIDLEQTTTSMTISGPAVPIFCMYLVAAERQGADLHKLDGTLQTDIFKEYIAQKEWLFQPEPHLRLIGDLMEYCAAEIPRYKPLSVSGYHIREAGSTAAQELAYTLADGFGYVELGLSRGLDVNQFAPGLSFFFDAHIDFFEEIAKFRAARRIWARHLRDDYGATSEKALWLKFHTQTAGVSLTAQQPVNNVVRTAVEALAAVLGGTNSLHTNALDETLALPTDESAEIALRTQQVIMEETGVVNVADPLGGSWYLEELTDRIEAEAEEIFARIRELGEDGSITAGILRGIEDGWFTAHIADSAFVYQQAVEKGDKRTVGVNVHTATVAKELEILRVSHEVELEQNRALGSRRSERDPVRVKAALDRMVEVTRTGDNMIPAMLEAARAEATLGEICGVLKDEWGIYREPARF, encoded by the coding sequence ATGGATGCTGCCGACATCGCCGCGGGGCGGGAGCGCTGGCAGCGGCGCTACGACGCCGCGCGCAAGCGGGACGCTGACTTCACGACGCTCTCCGGCGCCACGGTCGAGCCGGTCTACGGGCCACCGCCGGAGGCGGGCTATCCGGGGTTCGAGCGCATCGGCTGGCCGGGCGAGTTCCCCTACACGCGGGGGCTCTACCCGACGGGCTATCGCGGGCGCACCTGGACGATCCGGCAGTTCGCCGGGTTCGGTAACGCGCGCCAGACCAACGAGCGCTACAAGATGATCCTGGCCGCCGGCGGCGGTGGGCTCAGCGTCGCGTTCGACATGCCGACGCTGATGGGCCGCGACTCCGACGATCAGCAGTCGGCGGGCGAGGTCGGCCACTGCGGCGTCGCGATCGACTCCGCGGCCGACATGGACGTGCTCTTCGACGGCATCGACCTCGAGCAGACCACGACCAGCATGACGATCTCGGGCCCGGCCGTGCCGATCTTCTGCATGTATCTGGTGGCCGCCGAACGGCAAGGCGCCGACCTGCACAAGCTCGACGGCACGCTGCAGACCGACATCTTCAAGGAATACATCGCGCAGAAGGAATGGCTCTTCCAGCCCGAGCCGCACCTGCGTTTGATCGGCGACCTCATGGAGTACTGCGCGGCCGAGATCCCGCGCTACAAGCCGTTGTCGGTCAGCGGCTATCACATCCGCGAGGCCGGCTCGACGGCCGCCCAGGAACTGGCGTACACGCTGGCCGACGGCTTCGGCTACGTCGAGCTGGGACTCAGCCGGGGGCTCGACGTCAACCAGTTCGCGCCCGGGCTCAGCTTCTTCTTCGACGCGCACATCGACTTCTTCGAGGAGATCGCCAAGTTCCGGGCCGCGCGGCGCATCTGGGCCCGCCACCTGCGCGACGACTACGGCGCCACCAGTGAGAAGGCGTTGTGGCTGAAGTTCCACACGCAGACGGCCGGCGTCTCGCTCACCGCCCAGCAGCCGGTCAACAACGTCGTCCGTACGGCGGTGGAGGCGCTCGCGGCCGTGCTGGGCGGGACGAACTCGCTGCACACCAACGCGCTCGACGAGACGCTGGCCCTGCCCACCGACGAGTCGGCCGAGATCGCCCTGCGCACCCAGCAGGTGATCATGGAGGAGACCGGCGTGGTCAACGTGGCCGACCCGCTCGGCGGCTCGTGGTATCTGGAGGAGCTGACCGACCGCATCGAGGCCGAGGCCGAAGAGATCTTCGCGCGCATCCGCGAACTGGGCGAGGACGGCAGCATCACCGCCGGCATCCTGCGCGGCATCGAGGACGGCTGGTTCACGGCCCACATCGCCGACTCGGCCTTCGTCTATCAGCAGGCCGTCGAGAAGGGCGACAAGCGGACCGTCGGCGTCAACGTGCACACCGCCACGGTGGCCAAGGAGCTCGAGATCCTGCGGGTCTCGCACGAGGTCGAGCTCGAGCAGAACCGGGCGCTCGGTTCCCGCCGGTCGGAGCGAGATCCCGTACGGGTCAAGGCCGCGCTCGACCGGATGGTGGAGGTGACCCGCACGGGCGACAACATGATCCCGGCCATGCTGGAGGCCGCGCGGGCCGAGGCGACCCTGGGCGAGATCTGCGGGGTGCTCAAGGACGAGTGGGGCATCTATCGGGAACCGGCGCGGTTCTAG
- a CDS encoding tetratricopeptide repeat protein: MSDPRTTPSIFTRGAVDLSALRAPAASPAKNPAPGSAAPHENHDGPSGTIPGGLPGGAGPETIIDVTEANFQTTVLERSLSTPVILDFWADWCEPCKQLSPILERLAQAGGGSWVLGKVDVDANPRLAQALRVQGIPMVVAVVNGQLVEGFTGVLPESQIKQYVDAVLKAGGISVEPDADPRLDAADDALMGGDLDEAEAAYRKILAEHPADAAAESGLAQVDLYRRISGADAAGAIAKADAAPDDIDAQRLAADVEVLSGEADKAYARLVALVRRTSGDERDAVRKHLLSLFSVAGPDDPAVAGARRALASALF; the protein is encoded by the coding sequence ATGAGCGACCCACGGACCACTCCGTCGATCTTCACCCGCGGCGCGGTCGATCTCAGCGCGCTGCGCGCCCCGGCTGCGTCCCCGGCGAAAAATCCCGCGCCCGGCAGCGCGGCCCCGCACGAGAACCACGACGGCCCGTCCGGCACCATCCCCGGCGGCCTGCCCGGCGGTGCCGGCCCCGAGACGATCATCGACGTCACCGAGGCCAACTTCCAGACCACCGTCCTCGAACGGTCCCTGAGCACCCCCGTCATCCTCGACTTCTGGGCCGACTGGTGCGAGCCCTGCAAGCAGCTGTCGCCGATCCTCGAACGGCTGGCGCAGGCGGGCGGCGGCTCCTGGGTGCTCGGCAAAGTCGATGTGGACGCCAACCCCCGCCTGGCCCAGGCGCTGCGGGTGCAGGGCATCCCGATGGTGGTCGCGGTCGTCAACGGTCAGCTCGTCGAAGGCTTCACCGGGGTGCTGCCCGAGTCCCAGATCAAGCAGTACGTCGACGCGGTGCTCAAGGCGGGCGGCATCTCCGTCGAGCCGGACGCCGACCCGCGGCTCGACGCGGCCGACGACGCGCTGATGGGCGGCGACCTCGACGAGGCCGAGGCGGCCTACCGCAAGATCCTGGCCGAGCACCCGGCCGACGCGGCCGCCGAGTCCGGCCTGGCCCAGGTCGACCTCTACCGCCGCATCTCCGGAGCCGACGCCGCCGGCGCCATCGCGAAAGCCGACGCCGCGCCCGACGACATCGACGCGCAGCGGCTCGCCGCCGACGTCGAAGTGCTCAGCGGGGAAGCGGACAAGGCCTACGCTCGCCTCGTCGCCCTCGTCCGGCGCACCTCCGGCGACGAACGCGACGCCGTACGCAAGCACCTGCTGTCGCTGTTCAGCGTGGCCGGCCCCGACGATCCCGCGGTGGCCGGAGCCCGACGGGCCTTGGCCAGCGCCCTCTTCTAG
- the mce gene encoding methylmalonyl-CoA epimerase, with the protein MTQPSPSAAESENVTFGEVAPLRIDHVGIAVPDLDEAVRFYAETFGMRCVHEETNEEQGVREAMLAVGDGAGPRLQLLAPARPDSAIAKFLDRSGPGLQQLAYTVADVEATSAALRARGLRLLYDTPRRGTAGSRINFVHPKDAGGVLVELVEPA; encoded by the coding sequence ATGACCCAGCCTTCACCTAGCGCCGCCGAGTCTGAGAATGTCACATTCGGCGAGGTCGCGCCTCTGCGGATCGATCACGTGGGGATCGCCGTTCCCGATCTTGACGAGGCGGTGCGCTTCTACGCCGAGACCTTCGGCATGCGGTGCGTGCACGAGGAGACGAACGAGGAGCAAGGCGTACGGGAAGCGATGCTCGCGGTCGGTGACGGCGCCGGTCCCCGCCTCCAGTTGCTGGCCCCGGCCCGGCCCGACTCGGCAATCGCCAAGTTCCTGGACCGCAGCGGCCCCGGGCTGCAGCAGCTGGCCTACACAGTGGCCGATGTCGAGGCCACGTCAGCGGCGCTGCGGGCACGGGGGCTGCGTCTGCTCTACGACACCCCGCGCCGCGGCACGGCCGGGTCGCGGATCAACTTCGTGCACCCGAAGGATGCCGGGGGCGTTCTGGTGGAGTTGGTGGAGCCTGCCTGA
- a CDS encoding DivIVA domain-containing protein: MPQQQDQNLAFFDSANSQHDFTVVLRGYDRGQVDAHLGRLVAALNQSSQAQGEAEQRMNDAQRRLRQAEQRLNAVEQKLADSNKLLEENNRPTLSGLGTRVEQILRLAEEQANDHRSEAKRESEGILSAARLEAREITDKARAEAAAMKATAEREAGQVRTHAEREAAEARVQARREADTLRSDADRETKQLRTVTAHEVAELKSTVEREVASLRATAEREITQLRAKSSREAEEKRAEATKLLTDARDKRDKDLQALALEIAERREKAEREESQRHAAQVSATQKMVAEAEERARAAEDRSKEISQRAEQRRIESERTAAETTDKARALAEKTVGEARSEAQRLLSEARTEAELTTQAAKREVEDLTRQKDAVTNQLGQMLSGLSGLVPGVGPAKAAEAVAKAAEAAPAQRATEPPKAGPEADKPVGAKTNS, encoded by the coding sequence ATGCCCCAGCAGCAGGATCAGAATTTGGCATTTTTCGACTCCGCGAATTCTCAGCACGACTTCACCGTGGTGCTCCGTGGATACGACCGCGGACAGGTGGACGCCCACCTCGGCCGCCTGGTCGCCGCGCTCAACCAGTCGTCGCAGGCCCAGGGCGAGGCCGAGCAGCGGATGAACGACGCGCAGCGCCGGCTGCGCCAGGCCGAGCAGCGGCTCAACGCGGTCGAGCAGAAGCTCGCCGACAGCAACAAGCTGCTGGAGGAGAACAACCGGCCGACGCTCTCCGGGCTGGGCACCCGGGTCGAGCAGATCCTGCGGCTGGCCGAGGAACAGGCTAACGATCACCGCAGCGAGGCCAAGCGAGAGTCCGAGGGCATCCTCTCCGCGGCGCGCCTCGAGGCCCGCGAGATCACCGACAAGGCGCGCGCCGAGGCGGCCGCGATGAAGGCCACCGCCGAGCGCGAGGCCGGCCAGGTGCGCACCCACGCCGAGCGCGAGGCCGCCGAGGCCCGCGTGCAGGCCCGCCGCGAGGCCGACACGCTGCGATCCGACGCCGACCGCGAGACCAAGCAGCTGCGTACGGTCACCGCGCACGAGGTGGCCGAGCTCAAGTCGACGGTCGAGCGCGAGGTGGCCTCCCTGCGGGCCACGGCCGAGCGCGAGATCACCCAGCTGCGGGCCAAGTCGTCACGCGAGGCCGAGGAGAAGCGGGCCGAGGCGACCAAGCTGCTGACCGACGCCCGCGACAAGCGCGACAAGGACCTGCAGGCCCTCGCGCTCGAGATCGCCGAGCGCCGTGAGAAGGCCGAGCGCGAGGAGTCGCAGCGGCACGCCGCTCAGGTCAGCGCCACGCAGAAGATGGTGGCCGAGGCCGAGGAGCGGGCCCGCGCCGCCGAGGACCGCTCCAAGGAGATCTCGCAGCGGGCCGAGCAGCGCCGCATCGAGTCGGAGCGCACCGCCGCCGAGACCACCGACAAGGCGCGCGCCCTGGCCGAGAAGACTGTCGGCGAGGCCCGAAGCGAGGCGCAGCGTCTGCTCAGCGAGGCCCGCACCGAGGCCGAGCTGACCACGCAGGCGGCCAAGCGCGAGGTGGAGGACCTGACCCGGCAGAAGGACGCGGTCACCAACCAGCTGGGCCAGATGCTCTCCGGCCTCTCCGGTCTGGTGCCCGGTGTCGGCCCGGCCAAGGCGGCCGAGGCGGTGGCCAAGGCGGCCGAGGCGGCCCCCGCTCAGCGCGCCACCGAGCCGCCCAAGGCGGGCCCCGAGGCCGACAAGCCGGTGGGTGCGAAGACCAACTCCTGA
- a CDS encoding acetyl-CoA C-acetyltransferase has translation MTSSVIVSGARTPMGRLLGNLKNVPATTLGGYAIEAALARGGVRPDQVQYVIMGQVLQAGAGQITARQAAVAAGIPMSTPALTVNKVCLSGLDAIALADQLIRCGEFDVVVAGGMESMTNAPHLLMTQRQGVKFGDVLVRDHTAYDGLIDPWDGTSMGESTERSGVHLGITRAEQDAFAAQSHRRAAAAQREGRFAEEIVPIKSGQREEDPVVDVDEGVRPDATAESLSKLRPAFTPGGTITAGSSSPISDGAAAVVVMNKAKAEALGLRWLAEITAHGNVAGPDNSLQSQPANAIKHALDKAGLTVDDLDLIEMNEAFAQVVLQSMRELKVDEEMVNVNGGAIALGHPIGMSGARLVLTLALELRRRGGLYGAAGLCGGGGQGDALIIKSAGA, from the coding sequence GTGACCAGCTCGGTGATCGTGAGCGGCGCCCGTACCCCGATGGGCCGCCTGCTCGGCAACCTCAAGAACGTGCCGGCCACGACGCTCGGCGGCTATGCCATCGAGGCCGCTCTCGCGCGCGGCGGCGTCCGCCCCGACCAGGTGCAATACGTCATCATGGGCCAGGTCCTGCAGGCCGGCGCCGGGCAGATCACGGCGCGGCAGGCCGCGGTGGCCGCCGGCATCCCGATGAGCACCCCGGCCCTGACCGTCAATAAGGTGTGCCTCTCCGGGCTCGACGCGATCGCGCTGGCCGACCAGCTCATCCGCTGCGGCGAGTTCGACGTGGTCGTGGCGGGCGGCATGGAGTCGATGACCAACGCGCCGCACCTGCTGATGACCCAGCGCCAAGGCGTCAAGTTCGGCGACGTGCTGGTGCGCGACCACACGGCGTACGACGGGCTGATCGACCCGTGGGACGGCACCTCGATGGGGGAGTCCACCGAGCGCAGCGGCGTGCACCTGGGCATCACCCGGGCCGAGCAGGACGCGTTCGCGGCCCAGAGCCACCGGCGGGCCGCCGCCGCGCAGCGTGAGGGCCGGTTCGCCGAGGAGATCGTGCCGATCAAGTCGGGCCAGCGCGAGGAGGACCCGGTCGTCGACGTCGACGAGGGCGTCCGGCCCGACGCCACGGCCGAGTCGCTGTCCAAGCTGCGCCCCGCGTTCACCCCCGGCGGCACGATCACCGCGGGCAGCTCGTCGCCCATCTCGGACGGTGCGGCCGCGGTCGTGGTGATGAACAAGGCCAAGGCCGAGGCGCTCGGGCTGCGCTGGCTGGCCGAGATCACCGCGCACGGCAACGTGGCCGGCCCCGACAACTCGCTGCAGTCGCAGCCGGCCAACGCCATCAAACACGCGCTCGACAAGGCCGGGCTGACCGTCGACGACCTCGACCTGATCGAGATGAACGAGGCGTTCGCCCAGGTGGTGCTGCAGTCGATGCGCGAGCTCAAGGTCGACGAGGAGATGGTGAACGTCAACGGGGGCGCCATCGCGCTGGGCCACCCGATCGGCATGTCGGGCGCCCGGCTGGTGCTGACGCTGGCCCTCGAGCTGCGGCGCCGCGGCGGGCTGTACGGCGCGGCCGGGCTCTGCGGCGGCGGCGGTCAGGGCGACGCGCTGATCATCAAGAGTGCCGGGGCGTGA